One Methanolobus sp. WCC4 DNA segment encodes these proteins:
- a CDS encoding P-II family nitrogen regulator, whose protein sequence is MKTVKAVIRPEKLEDVKAALEEKGYFAMTVSQVKGRGAQKGICLQYRGTQIKVDMIPKTQVEMVVGDEDVRPIIEIIRKSARTGKFGDGKIFVSPIEIVAAIRNDEEIVSK, encoded by the coding sequence ATGAAGACAGTAAAAGCAGTAATTCGCCCGGAAAAACTGGAAGATGTAAAGGCAGCACTGGAAGAGAAGGGTTATTTTGCCATGACCGTGAGTCAGGTCAAAGGTCGTGGTGCACAGAAAGGTATCTGTCTCCAGTATAGAGGTACCCAGATCAAGGTAGATATGATCCCTAAGACACAGGTCGAAATGGTAGTCGGTGATGAGGATGTCAGACCTATCATCGAGATCATCAGGAAGAGCGCCAGAACGGGAAAGTTCGGCGATGGTAAGATCTTTGTCTCTCCTATCGAGATCGTAGCCGCCATCAGGAATGATGAAGAGATAGTATCTAAGTGA
- a CDS encoding ammonium transporter, with translation MPLDTGDTAFIIICTALVMLMTPGVGLFYGGMVRSKNVISMIAMAFISFAVVSIQWVTIGYTLSFGSDISGFIGGLDYLFLKGVGLDGEGIPDMLFMVFQLVFAGITLAILTSGVAGRIKLSSFIVLGVLWTTIVYDPLAHWAWGGGWAGELGALDFAGGTVVHISSGFGALALALVIGNRSGFGKYSMEAENITMTLVGGALLWFGWFGFNAGSALAADGLAVNALVVTNISAAAGAITWMAASWIKGKPSSLGLISGAVAGLVAITPASGFVGPMSAIVIGGSAGILCYSALLFRVRKGLDESLDAWAVHGVGGFWGAIATGIFATAAIGGVDGLLYGNTHQFLVQLLDATVAMLYAFVMTYILAVVIDKTIGLRVTDEEEYVGLDISQHGESTIA, from the coding sequence ATGCCTCTTGACACAGGAGACACAGCATTTATCATCATCTGTACCGCCCTTGTAATGTTGATGACACCCGGAGTCGGGCTCTTTTACGGCGGAATGGTACGTAGCAAGAATGTAATTTCCATGATCGCAATGGCTTTCATCTCATTTGCCGTTGTAAGTATTCAGTGGGTAACGATCGGTTACACACTCTCCTTTGGATCGGACATATCCGGATTCATCGGAGGACTTGACTATCTCTTCCTGAAAGGCGTAGGCCTAGACGGTGAAGGAATCCCTGATATGCTGTTCATGGTATTCCAGCTTGTTTTCGCAGGAATAACACTGGCAATCCTCACATCAGGTGTTGCCGGACGTATAAAATTAAGCTCATTTATAGTACTTGGAGTCCTCTGGACAACCATTGTGTATGACCCTCTTGCCCACTGGGCATGGGGAGGCGGCTGGGCCGGCGAACTGGGAGCACTTGACTTTGCAGGTGGAACTGTTGTTCACATCAGCTCCGGATTCGGTGCACTTGCACTGGCACTTGTTATAGGCAACCGTTCAGGTTTCGGCAAATACAGCATGGAAGCTGAGAACATCACCATGACACTGGTAGGTGGAGCACTTCTCTGGTTCGGATGGTTCGGTTTCAATGCAGGAAGCGCACTTGCAGCAGACGGACTTGCTGTCAACGCCCTTGTAGTTACCAACATCTCAGCAGCAGCAGGAGCTATTACCTGGATGGCAGCATCATGGATCAAGGGCAAACCAAGTTCCCTTGGTCTTATCAGTGGAGCTGTAGCCGGTCTTGTAGCTATCACGCCAGCATCAGGATTTGTAGGACCTATGTCCGCAATTGTGATCGGTGGATCTGCAGGTATACTTTGTTACAGCGCACTTCTCTTCCGTGTACGCAAGGGACTTGATGAGAGTCTTGATGCCTGGGCAGTACATGGAGTAGGTGGATTCTGGGGCGCGATCGCAACAGGAATATTCGCAACCGCAGCTATCGGCGGAGTGGATGGACTCCTCTACGGAAACACACATCAGTTCCTTGTACAATTGCTTGACGCAACCGTTGCAATGTTATATGCATTCGTTATGACATACATACTTGCAGTAGTTATAGACAAGACAATAGGACTGCGCGTGACCGACGAAGAAGAATATGTTGGACTTGACATATCCCAGCATGGAGAATCTACAATAGCCTGA
- a CDS encoding CDGSH iron-sulfur domain-containing protein produces the protein MSDNETSIEVSKDGPYLVKNLNTLVNSKGESLETQAVVALCRCGSSKNKPFCDGSHIEVGFKDDKN, from the coding sequence ATGAGTGATAATGAAACATCTATTGAGGTCAGTAAAGACGGCCCTTATCTGGTAAAGAATCTCAATACCCTTGTGAATTCAAAGGGAGAGTCTCTTGAGACACAAGCTGTTGTAGCACTTTGCAGGTGTGGCTCTTCAAAGAACAAGCCGTTCTGCGATGGTTCCCATATTGAGGTCGGCTTCAAGGACGATAAGAACTGA
- the purB gene encoding adenylosuccinate lyase: MAIHPIEYRYGTDEMKFVWSEANRLEKIMKAEAALARAEADIGLIPKEAADIIENSIGSVELERVKAIEDEIHHDMMAVVLAISEKCEENADKWVHFGATSNDMLDTATGLQLKEAVQILEAKIHKLLDVLLLQADTHKNLVCAGRTHGQIGVPTTYGLRFAIWASEVARHIERLEQLKPRLIVGQMTGAVGTQAAFGKDGIEIQKRVMEYLEIGSVDVSNQIIQRDRHAEFVMWMANTVTTLDKIAVEFRSLQRSEIAEVEESFRKKQVGSSTMPHKRNPIKSEQICGLARIVRAMIEPELQNNTLWDERDLTNSSCERIVFPEACVLTDHIIKLGIGVIENLRFYPENIRRNLDLLKGLNMGEAVMIELAMRGVGRQEAHEIVRSSAMEAHETGAHFKDVLLENKEVANYLSEEDIINLVDPDKYIGTAVEQVEMVVAKLKRN, translated from the coding sequence ATGGCAATCCATCCTATAGAATACCGTTATGGAACGGACGAGATGAAATTCGTCTGGAGCGAAGCAAACCGCCTTGAAAAGATAATGAAAGCCGAGGCTGCACTTGCCAGGGCTGAGGCAGATATAGGACTTATCCCTAAAGAAGCTGCAGATATAATAGAGAACAGTATCGGTTCTGTTGAGCTTGAAAGGGTAAAGGCGATAGAAGATGAGATCCACCACGATATGATGGCAGTGGTGCTCGCTATCTCTGAGAAGTGCGAGGAGAATGCTGACAAATGGGTCCACTTCGGTGCAACATCCAACGACATGCTTGATACAGCAACAGGCCTTCAGTTAAAGGAAGCCGTGCAGATCCTTGAGGCGAAGATCCACAAGTTACTTGATGTACTTCTTCTTCAGGCAGACACCCACAAGAATCTCGTATGTGCCGGAAGGACACACGGCCAGATCGGTGTCCCTACAACATACGGTCTCAGGTTCGCTATCTGGGCATCAGAGGTCGCAAGACACATCGAGCGTCTTGAGCAGCTCAAACCACGTCTTATCGTAGGTCAGATGACAGGTGCGGTTGGTACCCAGGCCGCATTCGGCAAGGATGGTATTGAGATCCAGAAGCGTGTAATGGAATATCTGGAGATCGGTTCTGTGGATGTTTCCAACCAGATCATCCAGAGGGACCGTCATGCAGAGTTCGTCATGTGGATGGCAAACACAGTAACAACCCTTGACAAGATCGCTGTTGAGTTCCGCTCTTTGCAGAGGAGTGAGATCGCTGAGGTCGAGGAGAGCTTCAGGAAGAAGCAGGTAGGTTCTTCCACAATGCCTCACAAGCGTAACCCTATCAAGTCCGAGCAGATATGCGGTCTTGCAAGGATCGTGCGTGCAATGATCGAACCTGAACTCCAGAACAACACACTCTGGGATGAAAGGGATCTTACCAATTCCTCGTGTGAAAGGATCGTTTTCCCAGAGGCATGTGTGCTCACCGATCATATCATCAAACTGGGAATAGGTGTCATCGAGAACCTCAGGTTCTATCCTGAGAACATCCGCCGCAACCTTGACCTTCTCAAGGGTCTGAACATGGGAGAGGCTGTGATGATCGAGCTTGCAATGCGTGGTGTCGGTCGCCAGGAAGCTCATGAGATCGTGCGTTCCAGTGCAATGGAAGCCCACGAGACCGGAGCACATTTCAAGGATGTCCTGCTGGAAAACAAGGAAGTTGCGAACTACCTGAGTGAAGAGGATATCATCAACCTTGTTGACCCTGACAAATACATCGGCACAGCAGTCGAGCAGGTCGAGATGGTAGTTGCTAAGTTGAAGAGGAACTGA
- a CDS encoding histidine kinase N-terminal 7TM domain-containing protein gives MYLNYYAIPLLVLTLILGSLLFSIRRHKDAVGTTCFTFLLISTIIYVFFYAMEISSTTFENALTFYKLEYIGIPFIPAFFLTFAIKYTGKKHWLQTPTIVALFSIPLVTMILVFTTEQHTLYHRSIIMSSATIFPSLVFEPGIWYAVQDFYNVLCLLFSMVLLINMWMEITPAFRRQVSIVTAGALFPFMVLLLYIAGMFPLGLDPIPYSLPFTGLMIYVGLTHYRLLDVAPIARSTLFEKLPDGVIVLDGTKRIVDCNRSAANYIGLRPHDIGKNVAEFTDHWPELTTCGRETVQNNSIEVKKDINGTNFWLKITSLPLSNENGELMGQMIILMNITESKESEEKLLETNRELEDATARAEMANRAKSEFLANMSHEIRTPLNGIIGFSDILMDTKLTDSQAHYMKTVYTSANTLLDLVNEILDFSKIEAGRLELAPERTDLRHLLELIMDIIKFKAHEKGLELKFTINDRVPAFILVDQLRLRQVLINLLSNAIKFTEEGKVELKVETPAIQDNENEIEVAFSVIDTGIGIEENNKKRIFESFSQADGSINRKYGGTGLGLTISNKLLKLMGSKLELDSETNKGSTFYFTVRTPIENNETVIIRTQEDNCQDIEKDENVNRFSIPIAENK, from the coding sequence ATGTACCTCAATTATTATGCAATCCCGTTGTTAGTTCTGACGTTAATACTTGGATCACTGTTATTCAGTATTCGAAGACACAAAGATGCAGTTGGTACTACATGTTTTACATTTCTGCTCATCTCCACTATCATATATGTATTCTTCTACGCAATGGAGATATCTTCAACAACATTTGAGAATGCTTTGACATTCTATAAACTGGAGTATATTGGAATTCCATTCATACCTGCTTTTTTCCTTACTTTTGCGATCAAATACACAGGTAAGAAACACTGGTTGCAAACCCCGACCATCGTTGCATTGTTCTCCATTCCCCTGGTAACCATGATACTTGTGTTTACTACTGAGCAGCATACACTTTACCACAGATCGATCATTATGAGTTCTGCGACCATCTTTCCCTCATTGGTGTTCGAACCCGGGATATGGTACGCAGTACAGGATTTCTACAATGTGCTCTGTCTTCTTTTCAGCATGGTCCTTCTTATCAACATGTGGATGGAAATAACTCCTGCGTTCCGCAGGCAGGTAAGTATTGTAACCGCGGGTGCACTGTTCCCTTTCATGGTACTGCTCCTGTATATAGCTGGTATGTTCCCACTGGGACTCGACCCGATACCTTATTCACTGCCATTTACCGGCCTGATGATCTATGTCGGGCTTACACATTACAGATTACTTGATGTTGCACCAATTGCAAGAAGCACCCTTTTTGAGAAGCTACCGGATGGTGTTATTGTCCTTGACGGAACAAAAAGGATTGTTGATTGCAACAGATCTGCAGCAAACTACATTGGACTTAGACCACATGATATTGGAAAGAACGTAGCGGAATTTACGGATCACTGGCCGGAACTGACAACCTGCGGAAGAGAAACAGTGCAGAACAATAGCATTGAAGTAAAAAAAGACATCAATGGAACTAATTTCTGGTTGAAGATAACTTCCCTTCCACTCTCCAATGAGAATGGGGAACTGATGGGACAAATGATCATTCTCATGAATATCACTGAGAGTAAAGAATCTGAAGAAAAACTACTGGAAACTAACAGGGAACTTGAAGATGCGACCGCCCGTGCAGAGATGGCGAATCGTGCCAAAAGTGAGTTCCTTGCGAATATGAGCCACGAGATCCGCACCCCACTTAACGGTATTATCGGTTTCTCAGATATCCTGATGGATACAAAGCTGACAGATTCCCAGGCCCATTACATGAAAACAGTATACACATCAGCAAACACATTACTTGACCTTGTCAATGAAATACTCGATTTTTCAAAGATAGAGGCTGGAAGACTTGAACTGGCCCCTGAAAGGACAGATCTCAGACACCTGCTGGAACTTATAATGGATATCATCAAGTTCAAAGCCCATGAGAAGGGACTGGAACTCAAATTCACCATCAATGACAGGGTTCCTGCATTTATTCTCGTGGATCAGTTAAGATTGAGGCAGGTATTGATCAATCTGTTGAGCAATGCTATAAAATTCACTGAAGAAGGTAAGGTCGAACTAAAGGTCGAAACCCCGGCAATCCAGGATAATGAAAATGAGATAGAGGTCGCGTTCTCTGTTATCGATACAGGCATAGGTATCGAGGAGAATAATAAGAAAAGGATATTCGAGTCATTCTCACAGGCAGATGGGTCGATCAACCGAAAATACGGAGGAACTGGCCTTGGATTAACAATATCCAACAAACTCCTGAAACTTATGGGTTCAAAACTTGAGCTTGATAGTGAGACAAACAAAGGTAGTACGTTCTATTTCACAGTAAGAACACCTATTGAAAACAATGAAACAGTCATCATAAGAACTCAAGAGGACAACTGCCAGGATATTGAGAAAGATGAGAATGTAAACAGGTTTTCGATACCCATTGCAGAGAACAAATAA
- the uvrA gene encoding excinuclease ABC subunit UvrA codes for MSLSSIRIKGAKEHNLKNIDLTLPRDKLIVITGLSGSGKSSLAFDTIYAEGQRRYVESLSAYARQFLGLMEKPDVEYIEGLSPAISIEQKTTSKNPRSTVGTVTEIYDYLRLLFARIGIRHCPDCGRIIETQSVDQIVDSIMNLREGTKIHVLAPLVRERKGEYKKLLLDLRAEGFTRVRVDGEIHSLDDAEDIELGRYFKHNIDIVVDRLVIKEGIRERLSDSVETALEKSGGTIAVQILDGEELTFSEKLACTECGIGFEEMEPAAFSFNSPQGACAECHGLGTTMEFDPELIVPDRTLSLNEGAVEPWYSKKKDGYYMQSLQSLANHKGFSMDTPFEELDPEIQNIIFYGSEELIPFVHVGKNGGMWKHKGRFKGVVANLSRIYEGSESENSKERMSRYISTKPCLTCHGKRLKPVTLAVTIDGKNIIDTTEMSVEEALEFFKELEPKLNEREYTIARLILKEIKARLGFLVDVGLDYLTLSRSAATLSGGEAQRIRLATQIGSSLMGVLYILDEPSIGLHQRDNLRLITTLKHLRDIGNTVLVVEHDEETISDADYVVDMGPGAGIHGGEIVAEGTPKEIMKNKNSTTGKYLSGKLKIEVPEVRREPTGTMTLYGASQNNLKSVDVEFPLGVLVCVTGVSGSGKSTLINETLNKVLAKELNRARERPGKFSSIEGLENVDKVITIDQSPIGRTPRSNPATYTNLFTPIRELFAQTKMARARGYKPGRFSFNVRGGRCEACSGDGTITIEMHFLPDVYVPCEVCHGKRYNRETLEVNYKDRNIAEVLDMTVEEALDFFENVPKISRKLQTLNDVGLGYIKLGQSSTTLSGGEAQRVKLATELSKRSTGKTVYILDEPTTGLHFDDVKKLLEVLQRLVDAGNTVIVIEHNLDVIKTGDWLIDLGPEGGDRGGEIIAQGTPEEVAKSDISYTGKFLKKMLE; via the coding sequence ATGTCTTTGAGCAGCATCAGGATAAAAGGTGCTAAGGAGCACAACCTCAAGAATATAGACCTGACCCTGCCCCGTGACAAACTTATAGTTATCACCGGGCTCAGCGGATCTGGCAAATCATCACTTGCTTTTGACACCATCTACGCCGAAGGACAGCGCAGGTATGTGGAATCACTCTCTGCGTATGCAAGACAGTTCCTCGGCCTTATGGAAAAACCGGATGTGGAGTACATCGAAGGTTTGTCCCCTGCCATATCCATAGAGCAGAAGACCACTAGCAAGAACCCCCGTTCCACCGTAGGAACCGTCACCGAGATCTACGACTACCTGAGACTGCTCTTCGCCCGCATCGGCATCAGGCACTGTCCAGACTGTGGCAGGATAATCGAGACACAGAGCGTCGACCAGATAGTTGACAGTATCATGAACCTGCGGGAGGGGACAAAGATACACGTACTTGCCCCTCTGGTGAGGGAAAGAAAAGGCGAGTACAAGAAACTCCTCCTTGACCTGCGTGCTGAAGGTTTTACACGTGTACGTGTGGACGGAGAGATACACTCACTGGATGATGCTGAAGATATAGAGCTCGGACGTTACTTCAAACATAATATTGACATCGTGGTTGACAGACTCGTCATCAAGGAAGGTATCAGGGAAAGACTGTCAGACTCCGTGGAAACCGCACTTGAAAAAAGCGGAGGGACGATAGCAGTTCAGATTCTTGACGGAGAGGAGCTTACGTTCAGCGAGAAGCTGGCATGTACTGAATGTGGAATAGGTTTTGAGGAAATGGAACCAGCAGCGTTCTCTTTCAACAGCCCGCAGGGTGCATGTGCCGAATGTCACGGACTCGGGACAACGATGGAGTTCGACCCTGAACTCATAGTCCCTGACAGAACACTCTCACTGAATGAAGGAGCAGTAGAACCCTGGTACAGCAAGAAGAAGGACGGTTACTACATGCAGTCCCTCCAGTCACTTGCGAACCACAAAGGATTCTCAATGGACACTCCCTTTGAGGAACTGGACCCTGAGATACAGAATATCATATTCTACGGCAGCGAGGAACTCATTCCTTTCGTCCATGTCGGAAAGAATGGTGGAATGTGGAAACATAAAGGACGCTTCAAGGGAGTTGTCGCCAATCTCTCAAGGATATATGAGGGATCCGAGTCCGAGAACAGTAAGGAAAGGATGAGCAGGTACATCAGCACAAAACCATGCCTTACATGCCATGGGAAGAGGCTCAAACCTGTAACACTTGCAGTTACCATCGATGGGAAGAACATCATCGATACTACGGAGATGTCAGTAGAGGAAGCTCTGGAGTTCTTCAAAGAACTTGAACCAAAGCTCAATGAAAGGGAATACACCATTGCCCGCCTCATACTCAAAGAGATAAAGGCAAGGCTTGGTTTCCTTGTGGATGTTGGACTGGACTACCTGACACTGAGCAGGTCCGCTGCCACACTTTCAGGTGGAGAGGCACAGCGTATCAGGCTGGCAACACAGATCGGATCAAGTCTTATGGGTGTGCTCTACATCCTTGACGAGCCAAGCATCGGCCTTCACCAGAGGGACAATCTCAGACTGATCACCACCCTGAAACACCTCAGGGATATCGGTAATACCGTGCTTGTAGTGGAACATGACGAGGAGACTATCTCCGATGCAGACTACGTTGTCGACATGGGACCTGGTGCAGGAATCCACGGCGGGGAGATAGTTGCCGAAGGAACCCCGAAGGAGATCATGAAGAACAAGAACTCCACAACCGGGAAGTACCTCAGTGGAAAGCTCAAGATAGAAGTACCGGAAGTAAGAAGGGAACCTACAGGCACCATGACATTGTACGGTGCAAGCCAGAATAACCTGAAATCAGTTGATGTGGAATTCCCATTGGGAGTGCTTGTATGTGTCACCGGTGTTTCCGGATCAGGTAAAAGCACACTGATCAACGAGACACTCAACAAAGTACTGGCAAAAGAGTTGAACCGGGCAAGGGAAAGGCCGGGCAAGTTCAGTTCCATTGAAGGTCTGGAGAACGTTGATAAGGTCATAACCATTGACCAGTCACCTATCGGACGTACACCAAGGTCAAATCCGGCCACTTACACTAACCTTTTCACACCTATCAGGGAACTCTTCGCACAGACAAAGATGGCACGTGCGAGAGGATACAAGCCCGGACGTTTCAGTTTCAATGTTCGCGGCGGCAGGTGCGAGGCATGTTCAGGTGACGGAACGATCACCATTGAGATGCATTTCCTGCCTGATGTTTATGTTCCATGTGAAGTGTGCCACGGCAAGCGCTATAACAGGGAGACACTGGAAGTCAACTACAAGGACAGGAACATTGCTGAGGTCCTTGATATGACAGTAGAGGAAGCACTGGATTTCTTCGAGAACGTACCGAAGATCAGCCGCAAGCTACAGACCCTCAACGATGTAGGACTGGGGTACATTAAACTTGGACAATCCTCAACTACACTCTCTGGAGGAGAAGCCCAGAGGGTAAAACTTGCAACGGAGCTGAGCAAGCGCTCAACCGGCAAGACCGTTTACATACTTGACGAACCTACAACAGGTCTTCACTTCGATGATGTGAAAAAGCTGCTAGAGGTGCTTCAAAGACTTGTTGATGCAGGAAACACCGTGATAGTCATTGAGCACAACCTCGATGTGATCAAGACCGGAGACTGGTTGATCGATCTGGGACCCGAAGGGGGAGACAGAGGCGGAGAGATTATCGCACAGGGAACTCCTGAAGAAGTAGCTAAAAGTGATATATCCTATACTGGTAAGTTTTTGAAGAAGATGCTTGAATGA
- a CDS encoding flavodoxin family protein: MKTLVTYMTQTGNTQKIAEAIFGELEGEKDIKPIGEVADLEGYDLAFIGFPVLQFDVPANVKTFISEKTAGKNIAIFMTHAVPEGTEVIHSWTGSATDAAADANVLGSFDCQGELAQPVIDMLLKMDDPQMKAFGEMGPSTKGQPDESRVQKAKEFAKEVQAKL, from the coding sequence ATGAAAACACTTGTAACATACATGACCCAGACAGGGAACACACAGAAGATCGCAGAAGCCATCTTTGGCGAACTCGAGGGCGAGAAAGATATCAAACCTATAGGTGAAGTTGCAGACCTTGAAGGATATGACCTTGCTTTCATAGGTTTCCCTGTACTGCAGTTCGATGTGCCTGCAAACGTAAAGACATTCATCTCCGAGAAGACAGCAGGTAAGAACATTGCCATCTTCATGACCCATGCAGTCCCGGAAGGCACTGAGGTCATCCACTCATGGACAGGTTCAGCAACTGATGCTGCTGCAGATGCTAATGTACTCGGTTCATTCGATTGTCAGGGAGAGCTTGCACAGCCGGTCATCGATATGCTTCTGAAGATGGATGACCCACAGATGAAAGCATTCGGTGAAATGGGTCCATCCACAAAGGGACAGCCTGATGAATCCCGTGTCCAGAAGGCAAAGGAATTCGCAAAGGAAGTACAGGCAAAATTATAA
- a CDS encoding immunoglobulin-like domain-containing protein: MKKLMILLVLLTALAVAGCVEEEIDDPWGIQLTATKVTPTGMTLLCKQSGGEPTGELFTGSYLVLEESINEQWLPVEMTPSEYERAWTDEAWLIPMNDTVQWAFSWEWIYGELPEGNYRIGKEIYDFRSAGNYDKKIYYANFEVTN, encoded by the coding sequence ATGAAGAAATTAATGATTTTACTAGTATTACTAACTGCTCTTGCAGTTGCAGGATGCGTTGAAGAAGAAATAGATGATCCTTGGGGTATTCAATTAACTGCAACTAAAGTTACTCCTACTGGAATGACGTTGCTATGTAAACAGTCAGGTGGAGAACCAACTGGAGAATTATTTACTGGTAGCTATCTTGTATTAGAAGAATCAATAAATGAACAATGGTTACCTGTAGAAATGACACCATCAGAATATGAAAGAGCTTGGACAGATGAGGCTTGGCTTATTCCAATGAATGACACTGTACAATGGGCATTTTCTTGGGAATGGATATATGGTGAGCTACCTGAAGGTAATTACAGAATAGGTAAAGAGATTTATGATTTCAGAAGTGCAGGAAATTATGATAAAAAGATTTACTATGCTAATTTTGAAGTAACAAATTAA